Proteins found in one Sporosarcina sp. 6E9 genomic segment:
- the tilS gene encoding tRNA lysidine(34) synthetase TilS yields the protein MDSFNDTILQFIRGKRLLKARDCVLVACSGGVDSIALLHFLAVHREELAIEVAAIHVDHMLRGNESALEGDVVNDLCKRLNIPFYGGRVPVPEILEEEGGNVQAVCREGRYNLFEKMLSEKEYNVLATGHHAEDQLETVLMQMTKGVVPSGIPMKREIGQGMIIRPFLPVTKEALYAYVKENNLRFCEDPSNHSDAYMRNRFRRHVIPHMMSENPKVPERVAEMAGKLQEDEAFLWATAEEQLGKIIGFTEEGLPTISKQSFGSMPTALQRRMIKLLLDYLYDNYKVHVRYKYTLIDQLLHHLGSEDGNVSIHLPLGYRFVREYDKLTFAKEDNLSSASAMIKVMPKGEKTDWLNGGWIYWAEIDETRPDLLVQAKEIRYFTLLDDALPLSVRQRKEGDRMLLTGMTNPKRLSRIFIDEKVMLSLRDELPVIVTNNDDVCAVPGLRYGASFSKNRLTTSRYIFILGKY from the coding sequence CAAGAGATTGCGTCCTCGTAGCATGTTCAGGAGGCGTGGATTCGATTGCACTTCTTCACTTTCTTGCGGTGCACCGTGAGGAATTGGCTATTGAGGTTGCTGCGATTCATGTAGACCATATGTTGCGAGGAAATGAATCTGCTTTGGAAGGTGACGTTGTAAACGACCTTTGCAAACGACTAAATATCCCTTTTTACGGTGGACGAGTACCGGTGCCTGAAATTCTCGAAGAAGAAGGGGGCAATGTGCAAGCGGTATGCCGTGAGGGAAGGTATAATTTATTCGAAAAAATGTTGAGTGAAAAAGAATATAATGTCCTGGCTACGGGACATCATGCAGAAGACCAACTTGAAACGGTGTTAATGCAAATGACGAAGGGGGTTGTACCTTCAGGCATCCCGATGAAAAGGGAAATAGGCCAAGGTATGATCATTCGTCCCTTTCTACCAGTAACGAAAGAAGCACTTTATGCGTACGTGAAGGAAAATAACTTAAGGTTTTGCGAAGACCCTAGTAATCATAGTGATGCTTATATGCGAAATCGTTTTCGAAGACACGTTATCCCACATATGATGAGTGAAAATCCAAAAGTGCCGGAAAGGGTTGCCGAAATGGCTGGGAAGTTACAAGAGGATGAGGCATTTCTGTGGGCTACAGCGGAAGAACAATTAGGCAAGATAATTGGTTTTACGGAAGAGGGTCTGCCGACAATAAGCAAACAATCATTTGGAAGCATGCCAACTGCTTTACAAAGGCGAATGATTAAACTACTATTAGATTATCTTTATGATAATTATAAAGTCCACGTTCGTTATAAATATACACTCATCGACCAGTTGTTACATCATCTCGGATCTGAGGATGGAAACGTCTCGATTCATCTCCCATTAGGTTATCGGTTTGTAAGAGAATACGACAAGTTAACCTTCGCAAAAGAAGATAACCTGTCAAGTGCTTCAGCAATGATAAAAGTCATGCCAAAAGGTGAGAAAACGGATTGGTTAAATGGTGGCTGGATTTATTGGGCGGAGATTGATGAGACAAGACCAGATTTACTTGTCCAAGCTAAGGAAATCAGGTATTTTACTTTACTCGATGATGCATTGCCGCTTTCGGTCAGGCAAAGAAAAGAAGGCGACAGGATGTTATTAACTGGGATGACAAATCCTAAACGGTTATCAAGGATATTTATCGATGAAAAAGTGATGTTGTCATTACGTGACGAGTTGCCAGTTATCGTTACAAATAATGATGATGTATGTGCAGTACCAGGTTTACGTTACGGCGCCTCGTTTTCCAAGAACAGGCTAACGACGAGCCGGTACATATTTATTTTAGGGAAGTATTAA